The following are encoded together in the Strongyloides ratti genome assembly S_ratti_ED321, chromosome : 2 genome:
- a CDS encoding Astacin-like metalloendopeptidase — protein MIYFKKFFLCPVIYILCVSPYIISSTNFTSNEKIIENRNVKRSIEEINNFKYGNEIMDNLSTNKRKKRDIIKSLYKWTSPIIYNIDFKLHSAVIINAINAINKFTCLKIKYRQFLYRSQTGINFIESNKCFAHLGKIVDKDWQNIYIGKECNTVGGVLRLILRTLGVIYEHNRVDRNLFIKVYKQNIAEADKQYFHKYLGPEIEHLCFSYDYGSLMHFGMFYYSKNGGRTLTPRDHFYENTVGQEDFFNFNDAKNVNLYYCIAKCRERIICKNFGYQDPKNCKKCICIQGYEGDTCKKYTKSLALCGSPRMIAKDKPVYYKITGKKYCIYHLKSKSQKKIQLVILKISMEPKHYLTCPINRSFEVKYWMDKSVSGARFCYHRFPKIIKSQDSYMILQYKSIDPRSYVYFYYKEIP, from the exons atgatatattttaaaaaattttttctatgtccagtaatttatatattatgtgTATCT cCTTATATAATCAGTTCTACTAACTTTACTtctaatgaaaaaattatagaaaatagAAATGTAAAAAGATCAatagaagaaataaataattttaaatatggtaatgaaataatggataatttatcaacaaataaaagaaaaaaaagagacATAATAAAATCACTATATAAATGGACTTCAccaataatttataatattgacTTTAAATTACATTCCGCAGTGATTATAAATGCAATAAAtgcaattaataaatttacatgtttaaaaataaaatatcgaCAATTTCTTTATCGTTCTCAAACtggaataaattttattgagtcaaataaatgttttgCTCATTTAGGAAAAATTGTTGATAAAGATTggcaaaatatatatattggaAAAGAATGTAATACGGTTGGAGGAGTATTACGTTTAATATTACGTACATTAGGAGTAATTTATGAACATAATCGAGTTGATagaaatctttttattaaagtatataaacaaaatattgcTGAAGCtgataaacaatattttcataaatatttaggTCCTGAAATTGAACATTTATGTTTCTCGTATGATTATGGATCTTTAATGCATTTTggaatgttttattatagtaaaaatggAGGTAGAACATTAACTCCAAGAGatcatttttatgaaaataccGTAGGGCaagaagatttttttaattttaatgatgcaaaaaatgtaaatttgtattattgTATAGCAAAATGTAGGGAACgaattatatgtaaaaattttggaTATCAAGATcctaaaaattgtaaaaaatgtatttgtATTCAAGGGTATGAAGGTGATacatgtaaaaaatatacaaaatcaTTAGCATTGTGTGGGTCACCAAGAATGATAGCTAAAGATAAACCTgtatattacaaaataactggaaaaaagtattgtatttatcatttaaaatcaaaaagtcaaaaaaaaatacaacttgtaattttaaaaataagtatgGAACCTAAGCATTATTTAACATGTCCAATTAATAGGTCATTTGAAGTAAAATATTGGATGGATAAATCTGTATCAGGTGCAAGATTTTGTTACCACAGGTTtcctaaaattattaaatcacAAGATAGCTATATGATTTTACAATACAAAAGCATTGATCCTAGAAGCTATGTTTATTTCTATTACAAAGAGATTCCTTAA
- a CDS encoding Astacin-like metalloendopeptidase: MDDLSINNRKKRNIKIKLGKFRWDSFIDYYVSFPLGHSKIKKVINVLETTTCLRFREAKSLYGCVSGILFVSSTRCHSHLGRETDRNWQRIEIARECYNEGEILQLILRTLGVIYEHNRVDRNYFVQVVEENILPFAKKHFELFRKSVFNDKFLPYEYGSIMHFGMYNYSRNGDPNHCDRCKCPNSFEGFQCERYKTFRGCGTIVWTVRKQPTFFKFYGKKNCIYHLKTNRLKKIKIVILKVKTQSSYSLTCSGYNTLEVKYWKDKTVVGARFCQQRFPKYIISHNNYVILQYNSCYESSYVHLYFKEAF; the protein is encoded by the exons atggatgatttatcaataaataatagaaaaaaaagaaatataaaaataaagttaggAAAATTTAGATGGGATTCATTTATAGATTATTATGTTTCTTTTCCTTTAGGACATTctaagataaaaaaagtaataaatgttttagaaACTACAACATGTTTAAGATTTAGAGAAGCAAAAAGCTTATATGGTTGTGTGTCAGGTATTCTATTTGTTTCATCAACTCGTTGTCATAGTCACTTAGGAAGAGAAACTGATAGGAATTGGCAAAGAATAGAAATTGCACGAGAATGTTATAATGAAGGAGAAATTTTACAATTGATATTACGTACATTGGGAGTAATTTATGAACATAATCGGGTTGatagaaattattttgtacAAGTTGTTGAAGAAAATATTCTGCCATTTGctaaaaaacattttgaaTTATTCAGAAAAAGtgtatttaatgataaatttttgcCTTATGAATATGGATCCATAATGCATTTCGGAATGTATAATTATAGTAGAAATGGAG ATCCTAATCATTGTGATAGATGTAAATGTCCTAATTCATTTGAAGGTTTTCAATGTGAACGTTACAAAACATTTCGTGGATGTGGTACGATTGTATGGACGGTTCGTAAACAAcctacattttttaaattttatggaaaaaaaaattgtatttatcatttaaagacaaatagattaaaaaaaattaaaattgttattttaaaagttaaaacgCAATCTTCATATTCTTTAACATGTTCAGGATATAATACACTTGAAGTAAAATATTGGAAGGACAAAACTGTAGTGGGTGCAAGATTTTGTCAACAAAGATTTcctaaatatattatatcacataataattatgtcattttacaatataatagTTGTTATGAGTCTAGCTATGTtcatttgtattttaaaGAGGCATTCTAA
- a CDS encoding Astacin-like metalloendopeptidase, whose amino-acid sequence MIYLKNFFPYSVIYILCIITYIINSTNFTSNEKIIEKRNVKRSIKEINSFKYDNEIIDDLSSYDRQKRNIKIKPSKLQWTLPIHFRTNSPLDRYMIKRILKIVEESTCIRFNNIYNYRTSAYGIQFISSSCCFSPLGKMFEKGWQNIGVGKECKTTTGILRLVLRSLGVIYEHNRIDRKFYVKVHPENIKLADKSYFKISKDTPINNFYLPYEYGSLMHFGMYDYSKNGGKTISLKDRLYENTVGQQEELTFNDIKTLNLHYCSNICRIKIICKNHGYQDPYNCKKCICPNSFEGARCEDYKSLQGCGTIFWKVRKQPTFFKFYGKKNCIYHLKTNRFKKIKIVILKIKTQSSYSLTCSVYNSLEVKYWKDKTVMGARFCQQRFPKYIISHNNYVILHFNICYDSSIVHLYFKEAF is encoded by the exons atgatatatttaaaaaatttttttccatattcagtaatttacatattatgtataatt aCTTATATAATCAATTCAACTAACTTTACATCTAATGAAAAgattatagaaaaaagaaatgtaaaaagatcaataaaagaaataaatagttttaaatatgataatgaaataataGATGATTTATCTTCATATGACAgacaaaaaagaaatataaaaataaaaccaaGCAAACTTCAATGGACTTTACCAATACACTTTCGTACCAATTCTCCTTTAGATcgttatatgataaaaagaatacTAAAAATTGTTGAAGAATCAACATGTATaagatttaataatatatataactatcGTACTTCTGCATATGGTATACAGTTTATTTCTTCAAGTTGTTGTTTTAGTCCATTAGGAAAAATGTTTGAAAAAGGTTGGCAAAATATTGGTGTTGGAAAGGAATGTAAAACTACTACAGGAATATTACGTTTAGTATTACGTTCATTAGGAGTAATTTATGAACATAATCGGATCGATCGAAAGTTTTATGTAAAAGTACATccagaaaatataaaattagctgataaatcatattttaaaatatcaaaagatactccaattaacaatttttatttaccttATGAATATGGATCGTTAATGCATTTTGGAATGTATgattatagtaaaaatggAGGTAAAACAATATCTCTAAAGGATCGTCTTTATGAAAATACCGTAGGACAACAGGAAGAACTtacttttaatgatataaaaacattaaatttgcATTATTGTTCTAATATATGTAGAATTAAAATCATATGTAAAAATCATGGATATCAAGATCcttataattgtaaaaaatgtatatgtCCTAATTCATTTGAAGGTGCTAGATGCGAAGATTACAAATCATTACAAGGATGTGGTACGATTTTTTGGAAGGTTCGTAAGCAAcctacattttttaaattttatggaaaaaaaaattgtatttatcatttaaagacaaatagatttaaaaaaattaaaattgttattttaaaaattaaaacacaATCTTCATATTCTTTGACATGTTCAGTATATAATTCACTTGAAGTAAAATATTGGAAAGACAAAACTGTAATGGGTGCAAGATTTTGTCAACAAAGATTTcctaaatatattatatcacataataattatgttattctacattttaatatttgttatgaTTCTAGCATTGTtcatttgtattttaaaGAGGCATTCTAA
- a CDS encoding Astacin-like metalloendopeptidase, translated as MTNLKKFFLYSVIYILCVSSFIISSTNFSSNEKTIEKRNVKRSIKEINSLKYDSEIMDDLSSYDRQKRNIKIKPRKYKWNLAIKYFIQYPLNRWLIKRVLKTIEQSTCLRFNIVNSLNSFAYGINFYSSCDCNSPLGRMFEKGWQNIGIGDQCYNHGGVLRLVLRTLGVIYEHNRIDRNFYVKVHPENMYPKDFTNFEISRTTAINNLHLPYEYGSLMHFGMYNFSKNGGKTLSLRDHHYEYTVGQQEVLTFNDIKTLNMYYCSNICKFKIICNNHGYQDPNDCNKCICIDGFDGNRCEYHKVLRGCTVPVLTVKREPRFLKFYGKENCFYHLKASRFKKIKIVILKIRMRSIYPLTCSVYNSFEVKYWKDKTIVGARFCQQRFPKYIISHNNYVILHYNSFEQASYVHMYFKGTFR; from the exons atgacaaatttaaaaaaattttttctatattctGTAATTTACATATTATGTGTATCT tCTTTTATAATCAGTTCAACTAACTTTAGTTCCAATGAAAAGACtatagaaaaaagaaatgtaaaaagatcaataaaagaaataaatagtttaaaatatgatagtGAAATAATGGATGATTTATCTTCATATGACAgacaaaaaagaaatataaaaataaaaccaaGAAAGTATAAATGGAATTTAGCAATCAAGTATTTTATCCAATATCCTTTAAATCGTTGGTTGATAAAAAGAGTATTAAAGACTATTGAACAATCAACATGTCTAAGatttaatattgtaaatagtttaaattcttttgcatatggtattaatttttattcttcatGTGATTGTAATAGTCCATTAGGAAGAATGTTTGAAAAAGGTTGGCAAAATATAGGTATTGGAGATCAATGTTATAATCATGGAGGAGTATTACGTTTAGTATTACGTACATTAGGAGTAATTTATGAACATAATCGGATCGATcgaaatttttatgtaaaagtACATCCAGAAAATATGTATCCAAAagattttacaaattttgaGATATCGAGAACTACTGCAATTAACAATTTACATTTACCTTATGAATATGGATCTTTAATGCATTTTGGaatgtataattttagtaaaaatggAGGTAAAACATTATCTCTAAGAGATCATCATTATGAATATACCGTAGGACAACAGGAAGTACTTACTTTCAATGATAtcaaaacattaaatatgtattattgttccaatatatgtaaatttaaaataatatgtaacAATCATGGATATCAAGATCCTAATGATTGTAATAAGTGTATATGTATTGATGGGTTTGATGGTAATCGTTGTGAATATCACAAAGTATTACGAGGATGTACCGTACCTGTATTGACGGTTAAACGTGAACCTAGATTTCTTAAGTTTTATGGAAaagaaaattgtttttatcatttaaaggcaagtagatttaaaaaaattaaaattgttattttaaaaattagaatGAGATCTATATATCCTTTAACATGTTCAGTATATAATTCCTTTGAAGTAAAATATTGGAAAGACAAAACTATAGTGGGTGCAAGATTTTGTCAACAAAGATTTcctaaatatattatatcacATAATAATTATGTTATTCTACATTATAATAGTTTTGAACAGGCTAGCTATGTTCATATGTATTTTAAAGGTACATTTAGATAA